The Linepithema humile isolate Giens D197 chromosome 7, Lhum_UNIL_v1.0, whole genome shotgun sequence genome has a window encoding:
- the LOC105673561 gene encoding flexible cuticle protein 12, which produces MKLIIAFAAVVAVALALPLSPNYQINQPVVVKETPLDNIGIDGYQFGYELSNGQAHQESAQLVNVGHENESIAVRGSYTYVDPETNVRYTVNYIADENGFRPEGAHLPAV; this is translated from the exons ATGAAGCTG ATCATTGCCTTCGCCGCTGTCGTCGCTGTCGCTCTTGCACTTCCGCTTAGCCCTAATTATCAAATCAACCAACCTGTGGTAGTAAAGGAAACACCTCTGGATAACATCGGCATTGATGGATACCAATTCGGCTACGAACTCTCCAACGGCCAGGCCCACCAGGAGTCCGCCCAGCTGGTGAATGTCGGTCACGAGAACGAGAGCATCGCCGTTCGCGGTAGCTACACCTATGTCGACCCGGAGACCAACGTTCGATACACCGTCAACTACATCGCCGACGAGAACGGATTCCGCCCCGAGGGCGCGCATCTGCCAGCCGTCTAA
- the LOC105673562 gene encoding flexible cuticle protein 12, whose amino-acid sequence MRTIIAFFALVAVALAAPPQDYSQTVLVKQTPLDNIGIDGYNYGYELSNGQAHQESAQLVKIDHENATLAVRGSFTYVDPETNVRYTVNYVADENGFRPEGAHLPTV is encoded by the exons ATGAGAACA ATTATTGCTTTCTTCGCTCTTGTGGCTGTTGCTCTCGCAGCCCCCCCTCAGGATTACAGTCAAACAGTTCTCGTGAAGCAGACCCCGTTGGACAACATTGGCATTGATGGATATAACTATGGTTACGAGCTGTCGAACGGCCAGGCCCACCAGGAGTCCGCCCAGCTGGTGAAGATCGACCACGAAAATGCCACCTTGGCCGTCCGCGGCAGTTTCACCTATGTCGACCCGGAAACTAACGTCAGGTATACTGTCAACTACGTCGCCGACGAAAACGGATTCCGCCCCGAGGGTGCGCATTTGCCGACCGTCTAA
- the LOC105673560 gene encoding uncharacterized protein — MAKFRMLPRTSRIVALCSAANFINAADRVIMPIAIVPMTDEFKWNLYWQGWILSAFAFGYFTSQIIGASTASRFGCKTVLMLAVLLWSISTVVTPLLAQSVPLLIVCRVILGLGEGLGLPVIFHLFAHNVPVEERSRAFGYLVAAGSVGQVVASIICPHLAWQTGFYLFGTIGILWTLLWLMLYQETNSQDEIPLFVPKVAQNRSLRWTEFIAHWPLWALYIAHFAMNWSNYIIMQWLPTYLARNLSANKESISLTALPYVVNSLIGIVAGHSADTLIQKRWSVLSVRRLMTNIGLIGPGAFLLAFCAVDNLLAAVVFVSISMGLCACNSAGHLSNHADIAPNHAGITFAVSNTIATIPGILCGPLTAELVTASHGWWMPVFVLAAAINFTGAIIYQSHSSALPVL, encoded by the exons ATGGCAAAATTTAGAATGCTGCCGCGCACATCGCGCATTGTGGCGCTTTGTTCTGccgcaaattttataaatgctgCGGACAGAGTAATTATGCCCATTGCAATTGTTCCAATGACTGACGAGTTCAAATGGAATTTATATTGGCAAGGATGGATACTGTCTGCGTTCGCATTTGGATATTTCACTAGTCAG attatcGGTGCAAGTACAGCAAGTCGTTTCGGCTGCAAAACAGTACTCATGCTGGCAGTTTTGTTGTGGTCTATCAGTACAGTAGTCACACCATTACTAGCACAGTCAGTACCATTACTCATAGTCTGTAGGGTGATTTTAGGACTTGGGGAAGGATTAG GTTTACCAGTGATATTCCATTTATTTGCACATAATGTGCCTGTTGAGGAAAGATCACGGGCTTTTGGTTATCTTGTAGCTGCAGGTTCTGTCGGCCAGGTGGTTGCATCTATT atatgtcCACATCTGGCATGGCAAACTGgattttatttgtttggaACGATAGGTATTCTTTGGACTTTATTGTGGCTAATGCTATATCAAGAAACTAACTCGCAGGATGAGATACCATTATTTGTTCCTAAG GTAGCACAAAATAGAAGCTTACGTTGGACGGAGTTTATTGCACATTGGCCTTTATGGGCTCTGTATATAGCACATTTTGCAATGAACTGgagtaattatataataatgcagtGGCTCCCAACTTATTTGGCAAGGAATTTGTCTGCCAATAAAGAGAGCATTAGTTTGACAGCACTTCCTTATGTTGTTAATTCTCTTATTGGTATTG TTGCTGGCCACAGTGCTGACactttaatacaaaaaagatGGTCTGTTTTATCTGTTAGAAGACTGATGACGAATATAGGCCTAATAGGACCAGGTGCATTCTTATTAGCTTTTTGTGCTGTAGATAATCTACTTGCAGCAGTCGT ATTTGTTTCGATATCCATGGGCCTCTGTGCGTGCAATTCTGCTGGACATCTTAGTAATCATGCTGATATAGCTCCCAATCATGCGGGAATTACATTTGCAGTTTCCAATACAATT GCAACGATACCTGGAATTCTGTGCGGACCATTAACGGCTGAATTAGTAACTGCCTCGCACGGTTGGTGGATGCCAGTGTTTGTGTTAGCAGCAGCAATTAATTTCACCGGGGCTATAATATACCAGAGCCATAGTTCGGCGCTTCCAGTGTTGTGA
- the LOC105673482 gene encoding uncharacterized protein PF3D7_0207100-like → IFVFHCVLHFFTATNLNCIRSNGQNCEEYNRINALTVFIQQTEQEQQEILSNVVKSKDKLAVSSITNFSNLKKSCQYNQKKAKKTASLNDSSFKKNENEQCFEKYNCTDADTKIHLNKDDKHKPSEFSRDFKAHGNQTKNNLDSQNIKLNANFNKKLQINTGPNKIEEKSCKKEIKSAKVKRDIVAENITKQGKKLHVNLVKRIPATSNFVYEFNPFANTKELNPLTSQTQLRSTNNSDKKLSCSITDFVKRKSSAVLPELNSRIDFVTDEPDPNITNSVQNIYLPILEKEHSTKTLNKQFDDRYEQSDIDHEVENVKSIWQTLQTEKNSTKDKDHITNVQTRKLYEILDKVTCKLDKVQQNYMNPKINYCTHLHRSATNILKATNKPNLEEIKIAKNIIFPKKKAKIKTEIPHSKNVDIEAISKSTARMKLNEITKNILTNKQSTENLFSSKHIVEKQSIYTDEHGHNVDSDNESTQTIVPNTYNKTQDRNTDVAYKENDKMKMKFASFVEKYLQDYNDNFDILRNIEKKKGKKYFQNMKSSTSDVADILASHNIGPLGLYENFEERNDVDDPEDCINKKRENCSCTNSANNNTQIIPVNTIEENNKNTENTELHERDTRTTKIVDVKSSSASRHSNVANYQDNVFIKLGLNVLNENNLSRNRLSQILQSEYLKKDLSL, encoded by the exons atttttgtatttcattgcgtattgcatttttttaccgCAACGAATCTAAACTGTATCCGATCCAATGGACAAAATTGCGAGGAGTATAACAGAATTAACGCTCTGACCGTTTTCATTCAACAAACAGAACAAGAACAACAAGAGATATTATCGAACGTGGTTAAATCAAAAGACAAATTAGCTGTTTCTTCTATAACAAA TTTCAGTAACCTTAAAAAATCATGCCAGTACAATcaaaaaaaagctaaaaagACGGCTTCACTTAATGATTCTTCGTTTAAGAAGAATGAAAATGAgcaatgttttgaaaaatacaattgcaCAGATGCTGacacaaa AATACATCTTAATAAAGACGATAAACATAAACCATCAGAATTCTCGCGAGATTTCAAAGCGCACGGTAATCAAACCAAGAACAATCTGGattctcaaaatataaaattaaatgccaattttaataaaaaattacaaatcaaCACTGGTCCGAATAAAATTGAGGAAAAATCAtgtaaaaaggaaattaaGAGTGCTAAAGTAAAACGTGATATT gTAGCGGAGAATATAACAAAGCAGGGTAAAAAATTACACGTGAATCTCGTAAAAAGAATACCAGCGACGAGCAATTTTGTTTACGAGTTTAATCCATTTGCCAATACGAAAGAATTAAACCCATTAACATCGCAAACTCAATTGCGCTCTACGAATAATTCtgacaaaaaattatcttgTTCAATAACcg ATTTCGTAAAACGGAAATCTTCTGCTGTTTTACCAGAATTAAATTCACGTATTGATTTCGTGACGGATGAACCAGATccaaatataacaaattctGTACAGAATATTTACTTGCCGATACTAGAGAAAGAACATTCAACGAAGACGTTGAACAAACAATTTGATGATAGAT atgaACAAAGCGACATAGATCACGAAGTGGAGAATGTGAAATCGATTTGGCAAACGTTACAAACGGAAAAAAATTCGACAAAGGATAAAGATCACATTACCAATGTACAAACGAGAAAACTATACGAGATTCTTGACAAAGTAACGTGTAAATTAGACAAAGTTcagcaaaattatatgaatcCCAAAATAAACTATTGCACACATTTGCATAGAAGCGCGACGAATATCTTAAAAGCAACCAATAAGCCGAATTTAGAAGaaatcaaaattgcaaaaaatataatttttcctaAAAAGAAAGCAAAGATCAAAACAGAAATACCTCattcaaaaaatgttgataTTGAAGCAATCAGTAAAAGTACAGCAAGGATGAAATTGAATGAGATTACGAAAAACATTTTGACGAATAAGCAATCgactgaaaatttattttcatcgaaaCATATCGTGGAGAAACAATCAATATATACTGACGAGCACGGGCATAATGTCGACAGCGATAACGAATCAACCCAGACAATTGTACCaaatacttataataaaacaCAAGATAGAAATACAGATGTAGCGTATAAAGAGAATgacaaaatgaaaatgaagTTTGCATCCTtcgtcgaaaaatatttacaagactataatgataattttgatatattacgtaatatcgagaagaagaaaggaaaaaaatattttcaaaatatgaaaTCATCGACAAGTGATGTTGCGGATATTCTCGCGAGTCACAATATTGGACCGCTTGGATTGTACGAAAATTTCGAGGAACGTAATGATGTTGATGATCCAGAAGattgtataaacaaaaaaagagagaattgtTCTTGCACGAATAGCGCAAATAACAATACGCAAATAATTCCCGTTAATACcattgaagaaaataacaaaaatacagaaaatacgGAATTACATGAAAGAGATACGCGAACAACGAAAATAGTCGATGTCAAATCTTCCAGTGCTTCAAGGCATTCAAACGTAGCAAATTATCAAGATAATGTCTTTATTAAACTGGGATTAAATGtcttaaatgaaaataacttATCGAGAAACAGGCTGTCACAAATATTGCAGTCGGAATACTTGAAGAAGGATTTATCCTTATAA
- the LOC105673567 gene encoding transmembrane protein 53 — protein sequence MSDQEDLDYYIMFPSFPPSPKDPTLATTGQDQREEFVFVYEEDKRPVVILLGWAGCQDRYLAKYSAIYEEKSCITLRYTAPVECLFWRRDKMPYIGKRLLQVITDKRLDEHPIFFHVFSNGGAFLYQHVSLAMQKANMPFKVRGVIFDSAPGERRLTALFKAISAIIGGHPLTNLPMSFIITFLLSVLWFFEVIAQAFSRSPIPTNPIALAEEAYSWPQLFLYSNSDTLIPASDVEKFASRRAERGVRVQLVLFTNSPHVKHYATYRDVYVNTVCGFIHECLISPSPSRSLMSSLDHDDNHDSQNYDAPPGLTKRVVLPHEATKQQN from the exons ATGAGCGACCAGGAGGATCTGGATTATTACATCATGTTTCCGTCGTTCCCGCCGTCCCCGAAGGATCCGACGTTGGCCACGACCGGGCAGGATCAACGAGAGGAGTTCGTGTTTGTGTACGAGGAGGATAAGCGACCGGTCGTGATCTTACTAGGATGGGCCGGCTGTCAGGACCGATATCTAGCCAAGTACAGTGCAATCTACGAGGAGAAAAG TTGCATTACGTTGCGCTACACAGCACCGGTGGAGTGCCTGTTTTGGCGCCGTGACAAAATGCCTTACATCGGCAAGCGGCTGCTGCAGGTGATCACTGACAAGCGACTGGACGAGCATCCGATATTCTTCCACGTCTTCAGCAACGGCGGCGCGTTCCTCTACCAGCATGTCAGTCTCGCGATGCAGAAGGCCAACATGCCGTTCAAG GTCAGAGGTGTGATATTCGACAGTGCGCCTGGCGAGAGAAGATTAACGGCGCTTTTCAAGGCGATTAGCGCGATCATCGGTGGCCATCCTCTCACGAATTTACCGATGTCTTTTATTATCACGTTCTTGCTCTCCGTACTCTGGTTCTTCGAG GTAATTGCGCAGGCATTCAGCAGATCGCCTATTCCGACGAATCCGATTGCTCTCGCCGAAGAAGCCTACTCCTGGCCTCAGCTGTTCCTATACTCCAACAGCGATACCTTGATTCCAGCGTCT GATGTGGAGAAATTCGCCAGCCGACGAGCCGAGCGAGGTGTGCGGGTGCAGCTGGTCTTGTTCACCAATTCACCGCACGTCAAACACTATGCGACCTACCGCGATGTCTACGTCAATACCGTATGCGGCTTCATCCACGAATGCTTGATTTCGCCGAGTCCATCAAGGAGTCTGATGTCGTCTCTGGATCACGACGACAATCACGACTCTCAAAACTACGACGCGCCGCCAGGGCTTACCAAGCGCGTCGTGTTGCCTCACGAGGCCACCAAGCAGCAGAATTAG